The following proteins are co-located in the Ketogulonicigenium robustum genome:
- a CDS encoding FAD-binding protein codes for MRRDPNRIALEIFTVLGCHIWSPLWRALLVENRNGSETSPVSQHYRLTARRGVVLAAGGYDHNMPMPQQYQSSGPTHDLSSGAEGNTGDAITPGRAFDADLRLMAENWWSPEIKSNDGDYPAMLLAKLLPPWRHHRRPEKPRQLSACLID; via the coding sequence ATGCGTCGCGATCCCAACCGCATCGCGCTTGAAATCTTCACTGTGCTTGGGTGCCATATCTGGTCTCCTTTATGGCGAGCATTGCTCGTAGAAAACCGGAACGGAAGTGAGACAAGTCCAGTCAGCCAACATTACCGCTTGACTGCCCGGCGCGGGGTGGTGCTGGCTGCGGGCGGCTATGACCACAACATGCCGATGCCCCAGCAGTACCAGTCCTCCGGCCCGACCCATGACCTCAGCTCCGGAGCCGAGGGAAACACCGGCGACGCGATAACACCAGGTCGAGCCTTCGATGCGGATCTGCGCCTGATGGCGGAAAACTGGTGGTCCCCTGAGATCAAGTCGAACGATGGCGACTACCCTGCCATGTTACTGGCCAAACTTTTGCCCCCCTGGCGGCATCATCGTCGACCAGAAAAACCTCGACAGCTATCTGCTTGCCTGATCGATTAA
- a CDS encoding LysR family transcriptional regulator has protein sequence MKQLTLQRIQVFCAVYQYGLLSVAARQLGISQPTASRHLRDFEASLKVPLFELRRGKLHPTREADKLFDESKTLSDSLTRLERHVSRMSDGSETRLSVATISLVAHTHMAYAMEEVLQHVPALKVSVTISLAEQQIALIREERIDLGIVAGLPEAHGLAAHRIGWFDLVALVPDEHPASNTTTLALETLGPDLPFMAMAPRGPIGAKILDAISRHGIVPDDRVSSYSLDALPHLARMRGAATIVDPFTAKNMPVPGMRVLPLREPLSIDLNVLSLAPLKEASPQMHFVHAMERALELFKP, from the coding sequence ATGAAGCAACTCACTCTACAACGCATCCAAGTTTTCTGTGCCGTCTACCAATATGGCTTGCTGAGTGTCGCGGCGCGGCAGCTGGGTATCTCGCAGCCCACGGCCAGCCGCCATCTGCGCGATTTCGAGGCCTCGCTGAAGGTGCCGCTGTTTGAACTGCGCCGTGGTAAGCTGCACCCCACACGCGAGGCGGACAAGCTTTTCGATGAAAGCAAGACCCTGTCCGACAGTCTGACACGGCTGGAGAGACACGTCAGCCGGATGAGCGACGGCAGCGAGACGCGTCTGTCTGTTGCCACGATCAGCTTGGTTGCCCACACGCACATGGCCTACGCGATGGAGGAGGTGCTCCAGCACGTGCCCGCGCTGAAGGTCTCGGTCACGATCAGCTTGGCAGAACAGCAGATCGCCCTGATCCGCGAGGAGCGGATTGATCTGGGCATTGTCGCGGGTCTACCCGAGGCGCATGGATTGGCCGCCCACCGCATCGGCTGGTTCGATCTTGTCGCCCTTGTTCCCGATGAACACCCCGCCTCCAACACCACCACACTGGCGCTGGAAACATTGGGCCCCGATTTGCCCTTCATGGCGATGGCGCCGCGCGGGCCGATCGGCGCGAAGATTCTGGATGCAATCAGCCGCCATGGCATCGTCCCCGATGATCGGGTGTCCAGCTATTCGCTGGATGCGCTGCCGCATTTGGCTCGCATGCGCGGGGCGGCGACGATTGTCGATCCATTCACCGCCAAGAACATGCCGGTGCCCGGTATGCGCGTGCTGCCGCTGCGCGAGCCGCTGTCGATTGACCTGAATGTCCTCAGCTTGGCCCCGCTGAAAGAGGCCAGTCCCCAGATGCACTTCGTCCACGCGATGGAGCGCGCGCTGGAGTTGTTCAAACCCTGA
- a CDS encoding ABC transporter permease: MIKRVFASVPVVAVTAIIVFALLRLTPGDPAAVLAGENATAQQVDQLRQTLGLDQPLPLQFWVWAQALLHGDLGLSLISGQPVTALIAGRMGPTLAVSVTSVLFTLIVAIPLGVAAAHKPGGAVDRLVSCIAAIGVSVPAFVIGYILIYLVALRMGWLPVQGYRPLSDGLWPHLQRLILPTLALSGAYIALVARMTRSSLIAILHADYIRTARAKGAPEHTVLLRHGLRNAAVPIVTVVGAGVASLITGVVVTESVFNLPGLGRLMVEALLARDYPVIQGLILLFALIYIAINLIVDLLYVALTPRLRTRQTL, translated from the coding sequence GTGATAAAGCGGGTCTTCGCGTCAGTTCCCGTTGTGGCGGTAACGGCGATCATCGTCTTTGCGCTGCTACGCCTGACGCCTGGCGATCCGGCGGCAGTCTTGGCGGGCGAAAACGCAACAGCGCAGCAAGTCGACCAACTGCGCCAGACGCTGGGCCTTGACCAACCACTTCCACTGCAATTCTGGGTCTGGGCCCAAGCCCTTTTGCACGGTGATCTGGGGCTGTCGTTGATTTCGGGCCAGCCTGTGACGGCGCTGATCGCGGGCCGGATGGGCCCGACCTTGGCGGTATCGGTCACCTCGGTCCTGTTCACTCTGATCGTCGCCATTCCACTGGGGGTGGCCGCCGCGCACAAACCGGGCGGCGCTGTCGACCGGCTGGTAAGCTGCATTGCCGCGATCGGGGTATCGGTGCCCGCCTTTGTGATTGGCTATATTCTGATTTACCTAGTCGCCCTGCGCATGGGGTGGCTGCCGGTGCAAGGCTACCGACCGCTATCCGATGGCCTCTGGCCACACCTGCAGCGGCTGATCTTGCCGACACTCGCCCTCAGCGGCGCGTATATCGCGCTGGTCGCCCGCATGACGCGCAGCAGCCTGATCGCCATTTTGCACGCCGACTACATCCGCACCGCACGGGCCAAAGGCGCCCCCGAACATACCGTGCTGCTGCGCCACGGGCTGCGCAATGCAGCCGTGCCCATCGTCACGGTGGTCGGCGCGGGCGTCGCGTCGCTGATCACCGGCGTTGTGGTCACCGAATCCGTCTTCAACCTGCCCGGCCTTGGCCGATTGATGGTCGAGGCCCTGCTGGCGCGCGACTACCCCGTGATTCAAGGGCTGATCTTGCTGTTTGCGCTGATCTACATTGCCATCAACCTGATCGTTGACCTGCTATATGTGGCGCTGACCCCGCGCCTGCGCACGCGGCAAACACTATGA
- a CDS encoding NAD(P)-dependent oxidoreductase yields MATLAFLGLGIMGLPMAGNLARSGDPLCVWNRSVGREADLTASNIQFARTAQEAMRFGDIVFLMLVNQQALDAVIERDSPNFVSNVRGRIIVNMASVAPDYSEALARDISAAGGRFVEAPVSGSRIPAESARLVGLVAGDPDDLAIVEPYLRQMCSSLVKCGAVGAGLRMKLAVNLHLNAMIAGLAEAAHFAASAGLPMESLAEALAAGPLDCDLTRIKMGKVIVEDFSPQAALSDARASTSLIRDEALRLGAAVPMLEAAHELYGEALGLNSERTDMIAVLHAIEARSTRLFRPSRSEASL; encoded by the coding sequence ATGGCTACGCTGGCATTTCTGGGACTTGGAATAATGGGGCTGCCTATGGCGGGCAATCTCGCACGATCGGGAGATCCGCTGTGTGTGTGGAACCGCAGTGTCGGCCGCGAGGCTGATCTGACAGCCTCGAACATCCAGTTTGCTCGTACGGCTCAGGAAGCCATGCGTTTTGGCGACATCGTCTTCCTGATGCTCGTGAACCAGCAGGCGCTCGATGCGGTAATAGAGCGCGACTCGCCGAACTTTGTCAGTAATGTTAGGGGGAGGATCATCGTGAACATGGCCTCGGTGGCGCCGGACTACTCCGAGGCGCTGGCCCGGGACATCAGCGCTGCCGGTGGGCGCTTCGTAGAGGCACCGGTTTCAGGGTCGCGGATTCCGGCAGAGTCCGCGCGGCTCGTCGGGCTTGTCGCTGGGGATCCCGACGACCTCGCGATTGTTGAACCCTATCTGCGCCAGATGTGTTCATCGCTCGTCAAGTGTGGGGCGGTAGGCGCGGGTCTTCGCATGAAGCTGGCCGTTAACCTGCACCTCAACGCCATGATTGCAGGTTTGGCCGAAGCTGCCCATTTCGCGGCAAGTGCGGGACTGCCGATGGAAAGTCTTGCCGAGGCACTTGCTGCTGGCCCACTCGACTGCGATCTGACCCGGATCAAGATGGGCAAGGTGATCGTTGAAGACTTCTCTCCTCAAGCCGCGTTGAGCGATGCCCGGGCTAGCACTAGCCTGATCCGCGACGAGGCGCTGCGCCTTGGTGCGGCGGTGCCGATGTTGGAGGCGGCGCATGAGCTTTACGGCGAAGCTCTGGGGCTCAACAGTGAACGCACCGACATGATTGCCGTCCTTCATGCCATCGAGGCGCGTAGCACTCGATTGTTCCGACCCTCCAGATCCGAGGCTTCCTTATGA
- a CDS encoding dipeptide ABC transporter ATP-binding protein, translating to MTKTPVLQIKGLSIGQQAQARTELVRDVSLTVRAGETVCVVGESGSGKSLTALSIMGLLDPAALRPTAGQILLEGEDVLRVSPARMRALRAARMSMIFQEPMSALNPAARIGAQIDEVLRLHTPLPPRTRKARVMDMLAAAQLPDPPRIYAAYPHQLSGGQLQRVMICMALILRPRLLIADEPTTALDVGTQRQILSLIAALQAQQGTAVLFITHDFGVVADIADRVVVMRAGAVVETGPRDSILRAPSQPYTRDLIAAVPSLRPPVRAPIASATALEVNALSKSFTARRLLRSVSRTEAVANISLHVRSGEVLGIVGPSGSGKSTLARCIMGLERPDQGQVRIAGRDISPLRDARRDLQMVFQDPYRSLNPRLNIRDALTEGPTNFGTPLATARAAAEAMITRVGLSPAALQRYPHQFSGGQRQRIAIARALMLRPKVLVADEAVSALDVSVQAQILHLLDQIRRETVLSIVFITHDLRVAAQICDRIMVMQDGRVVEDGPAHTVLTAPKAPLTRELLDAAPGRAWDFVAGAPMPKG from the coding sequence ATGACCAAGACGCCCGTGTTGCAGATCAAGGGGCTGTCGATAGGGCAGCAGGCGCAGGCCCGCACGGAATTGGTGCGGGATGTCAGCCTTACCGTGCGCGCGGGCGAAACAGTCTGCGTTGTGGGCGAAAGTGGTTCGGGCAAGTCGCTGACCGCGCTGTCCATCATGGGGCTGCTGGACCCGGCTGCCCTACGCCCCACGGCAGGCCAGATCCTGCTGGAGGGCGAGGATGTGCTGCGCGTCAGCCCCGCGCGGATGCGCGCCCTGCGCGCTGCGCGCATGTCGATGATCTTCCAAGAACCGATGAGCGCCCTGAACCCCGCCGCGCGCATCGGCGCCCAGATAGACGAAGTTCTGCGCCTGCATACCCCCCTGCCGCCCCGCACCCGCAAGGCGCGCGTCATGGACATGCTGGCCGCCGCGCAACTGCCCGACCCGCCGCGCATTTACGCCGCCTATCCCCACCAACTGTCGGGCGGACAGTTGCAGCGCGTGATGATCTGCATGGCGCTGATTTTGCGCCCGCGCCTGCTGATTGCAGACGAGCCGACCACCGCGCTGGATGTCGGCACGCAGCGGCAAATCCTGTCGCTGATTGCTGCCTTGCAGGCGCAACAGGGTACAGCCGTGCTGTTCATCACGCATGATTTTGGCGTCGTCGCCGATATTGCCGACCGCGTCGTCGTCATGCGCGCGGGCGCGGTGGTCGAAACAGGGCCGCGCGACAGCATATTGCGGGCACCCTCGCAGCCTTATACCCGCGACCTGATCGCCGCCGTGCCCAGCCTGCGCCCACCCGTGCGTGCGCCCATCGCAAGCGCAACGGCGCTGGAAGTAAATGCGCTTTCCAAAAGCTTCACAGCCCGCCGCTTGCTGCGCTCCGTGTCCCGAACCGAGGCCGTCGCGAACATCAGCCTGCACGTCCGCAGCGGCGAGGTTCTGGGCATCGTCGGGCCATCTGGATCGGGTAAATCGACACTGGCCCGCTGCATTATGGGGCTGGAACGCCCCGACCAAGGCCAAGTCCGCATCGCGGGGCGCGACATCAGCCCCCTGCGCGACGCGCGGCGCGATCTGCAAATGGTTTTCCAAGATCCCTACCGGTCCCTGAACCCGCGCCTGAACATACGCGACGCCCTTACCGAAGGCCCGACGAACTTCGGCACCCCTCTTGCGACCGCACGGGCCGCGGCCGAGGCGATGATCACGCGGGTTGGCCTGTCGCCCGCCGCGCTGCAGCGCTACCCCCACCAGTTTTCGGGCGGGCAACGCCAGCGCATCGCTATCGCGCGCGCGCTGATGCTGCGCCCAAAGGTGCTGGTGGCCGACGAAGCGGTCTCGGCCTTGGATGTCTCCGTTCAGGCGCAGATTCTGCACCTGCTCGACCAGATCCGCCGCGAAACGGTCCTATCTATTGTTTTCATCACGCACGACCTGCGCGTTGCCGCGCAAATCTGCGACCGGATCATGGTCATGCAGGACGGGCGCGTTGTCGAAGACGGGCCCGCCCATACGGTACTGACAGCCCCGAAAGCCCCGCTAACGCGCGAGCTGCTGGATGCAGCCCCCGGGCGCGCATGGGATTTTGTGGCCGGTGCCCCAATGCCCAAGGGGTGA
- a CDS encoding ABC transporter permease produces MTGRTLMFALVPLLAVVAMALAAPWLAPHDPMAIAPAIRLQPPSATYWLGTDAFGRDIASRMIYGSRVSLIVGAGATIASVVLGMAVALLAGCARVIDATLMRVMDGIMAIPGVLLAIALAALSGATLGAVLAAIIIPEVPRVARLVRGGVLQASTEPYVEAAVTLGTPMPRILLRHILPSTFGPLIVQATFIFGASILTEATLGFLGAGLPSETPSWGNIMAQGRMYFQLHPGMVLFPGLALAVTLLCVNCLGNALHARLDPVIRQA; encoded by the coding sequence ATGACCGGTCGCACGCTGATGTTTGCGCTGGTGCCGCTGTTGGCCGTCGTGGCGATGGCACTGGCGGCCCCGTGGCTCGCGCCGCATGACCCCATGGCTATCGCCCCTGCAATCCGGCTGCAGCCGCCCAGCGCCACATACTGGCTGGGCACCGACGCGTTCGGCCGCGACATCGCCTCGCGCATGATTTATGGCAGCCGCGTTTCGTTGATCGTGGGCGCAGGCGCCACCATAGCCAGCGTCGTATTGGGGATGGCAGTGGCGCTGCTTGCAGGCTGCGCGCGGGTGATCGACGCCACCCTCATGCGCGTGATGGACGGCATTATGGCCATCCCCGGCGTTTTGCTGGCGATTGCGCTGGCCGCGCTGTCGGGGGCCACGCTGGGGGCAGTCCTCGCCGCCATTATCATCCCCGAAGTGCCCCGCGTCGCCCGCCTCGTGCGCGGCGGCGTGCTGCAAGCCAGCACCGAACCCTATGTCGAGGCCGCCGTCACCCTCGGCACCCCGATGCCGCGGATTTTGCTGCGCCACATCCTGCCCAGCACGTTTGGCCCGCTGATCGTGCAAGCCACGTTCATCTTCGGCGCATCCATCCTGACCGAGGCGACCCTCGGCTTTCTGGGCGCGGGACTGCCAAGTGAAACCCCGTCGTGGGGCAATATCATGGCGCAGGGGCGCATGTATTTCCAACTGCACCCGGGGATGGTGCTGTTCCCGGGGCTGGCGCTGGCCGTTACACTGCTGTGCGTGAACTGCTTGGGAAACGCGCTGCACGCGCGCCTCGATCCCGTAATAAGGCAAGCATGA
- a CDS encoding Lrp/AsnC family transcriptional regulator translates to MSTTIDETDRRILRALQRDGRKTNVEIAAEVGLSPTPCLRRIRILEERGVISRYVALLNPEAVDLGLSVFVRVWLTGQDAKTVSAFIAAVERSSSIVECHLMAGDCDYILRVVSRDMTDYRRFQMEIMSKLPGVMNFKTDIPMQLVKWSTELPI, encoded by the coding sequence ATGAGCACGACTATCGACGAAACAGACCGGCGAATCCTGCGTGCGCTCCAGCGCGACGGGCGCAAAACCAATGTCGAGATCGCGGCCGAGGTTGGACTTTCGCCCACACCCTGCCTGCGACGCATCCGCATCCTTGAGGAACGCGGTGTGATCAGCCGCTACGTCGCGCTCTTGAACCCCGAAGCGGTCGATTTGGGACTGTCGGTCTTCGTCCGCGTCTGGCTGACCGGTCAGGATGCAAAGACGGTAAGCGCCTTCATCGCCGCAGTTGAAAGGTCATCGTCAATCGTTGAGTGTCATCTGATGGCCGGAGATTGCGACTACATCCTGCGCGTTGTAAGTCGAGACATGACTGACTACCGGCGCTTCCAGATGGAGATCATGTCCAAACTGCCGGGGGTGATGAACTTCAAGACGGACATACCGATGCAGCTGGTCAAATGGTCCACTGAGCTGCCCATATAA
- the leuB gene encoding 3-isopropylmalate dehydrogenase: MPNPSLLILAGDGIGPEVMAEVRKVIAWYADHGTAFDVSEDFVGGAAYDGYGTPLADETLAKAMAADAVLLGAVGGPKYDTLDFALKPERGLLKLRKELDLYANLRPAQCFDALADFSSLKREVVAGLDIMILRELTSGMYFGEPRGIFTEGNERVGINTHRYTESEIARAARSAFQLARQRGNKVCSMEKANVMEAGILWREVVQKIHDTEFPDVQLSHMYADNGAMQLVRAPKQFDVILTDNLFGDILSDAAAMLTGSLGMLPSASLGAAGPNGYPRAMYEPVHGSAPDIAGQGKANPIACILSFGMALRYSFALGAQADLLEAAVNKVLADGLRTADLLGPEGGTPISTSQMGDAIIAALDTLV, encoded by the coding sequence GTGCCCAATCCCAGTCTGTTGATCCTTGCCGGTGACGGTATTGGCCCCGAAGTCATGGCCGAAGTGCGCAAGGTGATCGCATGGTATGCCGATCACGGTACCGCATTTGATGTGTCCGAAGATTTTGTCGGCGGCGCGGCCTATGATGGCTATGGCACGCCGCTGGCGGATGAAACGCTGGCCAAGGCGATGGCGGCTGATGCGGTGCTGCTGGGCGCTGTCGGTGGCCCGAAATACGACACGCTCGATTTCGCGCTGAAACCCGAGCGCGGCTTGCTGAAGTTGCGCAAGGAACTAGACCTTTACGCCAATCTGCGCCCCGCGCAGTGCTTTGACGCGCTGGCCGATTTCTCGTCGCTTAAGCGCGAGGTGGTCGCGGGCCTCGACATCATGATCCTGCGCGAGCTGACATCGGGGATGTATTTCGGCGAGCCGCGCGGCATCTTCACCGAGGGGAACGAGCGGGTCGGCATCAACACCCATCGCTACACCGAATCGGAAATCGCCCGTGCGGCGCGGTCGGCGTTCCAGCTGGCGCGCCAGCGCGGCAACAAGGTCTGCTCGATGGAGAAGGCCAACGTGATGGAGGCCGGCATCCTCTGGCGCGAGGTCGTGCAGAAAATCCACGACACCGAATTCCCCGATGTGCAGCTGTCGCACATGTATGCCGATAACGGCGCGATGCAGCTGGTGCGCGCGCCCAAGCAGTTCGACGTGATTCTGACCGATAACCTGTTCGGTGACATCTTGTCGGATGCCGCGGCGATGCTGACGGGCAGTTTGGGTATGTTGCCATCGGCCAGCCTTGGTGCCGCTGGCCCCAATGGCTACCCCCGCGCGATGTACGAGCCAGTCCACGGCTCGGCCCCCGATATCGCGGGGCAGGGCAAGGCGAACCCGATTGCCTGCATCCTCAGCTTCGGCATGGCACTGCGCTATTCGTTCGCACTGGGCGCGCAGGCAGATCTGCTAGAGGCGGCGGTGAACAAAGTGCTGGCCGATGGGCTGCGCACTGCCGATCTTTTGGGCCCCGAGGGTGGCACACCGATTTCGACATCGCAAATGGGTGATGCCATTATTGCGGCGCTTGACACGTTGGTTTAA
- a CDS encoding endonuclease/exonuclease/phosphatase family protein — translation MRLALSLAVITAAGLAPADTRIATWDAGLSRNGPGLLLRDILRADAGVVAAADLIATAQPDVLLLTGFDYDADGAALGAFAALLRARGLDYPLRLALPTNAGLPTGLDLNGNGRLGEAADAQGWGRFYGEGAMALLSRLPLAGNVQDYTPLLWADVAPLPDGLPAGAADVLRLSSNGHWVVPVETTRGPVDLLVFAATTPAFSTFNAQRNAAELALWGRYLNDTPRDFIVLGKPNLDPDAGAGDHAAMAAFLADPLVHDLRPAGDKGTATADWPDGPGALRVDYVLPSAALAVQGAGILWPAEAALTAHALVYIDLAE, via the coding sequence ATGCGGCTGGCCCTGTCCCTTGCGGTGATCACTGCGGCTGGGCTGGCCCCAGCCGACACGCGCATTGCCACGTGGGATGCGGGCCTATCGCGAAACGGGCCGGGGCTGTTGCTGCGCGATATTCTGCGTGCAGATGCAGGTGTTGTGGCGGCGGCGGATCTGATTGCGACGGCGCAGCCCGATGTGCTGCTGCTGACGGGCTTTGACTATGACGCCGATGGTGCGGCGCTGGGTGCCTTTGCAGCGCTGTTGAGGGCGCGGGGGCTGGATTACCCCTTACGCTTGGCCCTGCCGACCAATGCAGGCCTGCCAACCGGTCTTGATCTGAACGGAAACGGCCGTTTGGGCGAGGCCGCTGATGCGCAGGGATGGGGTCGGTTCTATGGCGAAGGGGCGATGGCGCTGCTGTCGCGCCTGCCGTTGGCGGGGAATGTGCAGGATTACACGCCGCTGCTGTGGGCCGATGTGGCCCCGCTGCCCGATGGCTTGCCAGCAGGGGCGGCGGATGTGCTGCGCCTGTCGTCGAACGGGCATTGGGTTGTGCCGGTCGAAACCACGCGGGGGCCTGTCGATCTGTTGGTTTTCGCCGCGACGACCCCGGCTTTTAGCACCTTCAACGCGCAGCGTAACGCGGCCGAGCTGGCGCTGTGGGGCCGCTATCTGAATGACACCCCGCGCGATTTTATCGTGTTGGGAAAACCGAACCTCGACCCTGATGCGGGCGCGGGCGATCATGCGGCAATGGCGGCCTTTTTGGCCGATCCTTTGGTGCATGACCTGCGACCGGCGGGGGATAAAGGCACGGCAACTGCAGACTGGCCCGATGGGCCCGGCGCGTTGCGTGTCGATTACGTGCTACCCTCGGCCGCGCTGGCCGTGCAGGGCGCGGGCATTCTTTGGCCAGCTGAAGCCGCGCTAACCGCCCACGCCCTTGTTTACATTGATCTTGCTGAATGA
- a CDS encoding DMT family transporter, whose translation MGSNAKGAVFALIAFAIFSLHDVIVKTMGGVYPTFQLIFFSVMFSFPLALLMLVQDPRPGTLKPVHPGWVALRTGAALVSGVSVFYAFKALPLTQVYAIIFATPLLITILSIPFLGERVRLRRWLAVCAGLVGVIVVVRPGTAELGLGHAAALVGACAGALSAIALRKVGGKERPVVLLLYPLFGNFLVMGAALPFVYQPMLIEHLGLFAAMALLSLLGGLFSIQAYKSGEAVVVAPMQYSQIIWASIFGHFIFREDMDLWTTVGTAIIIGSGIYIVVREGRSDASDNHPVLRTKMRADTGTLLRPSVARQSVNLTKNTE comes from the coding sequence ATGGGTTCGAACGCAAAAGGCGCGGTATTCGCGCTGATCGCATTTGCGATTTTCTCGTTGCACGATGTTATCGTCAAAACGATGGGTGGGGTCTATCCGACGTTCCAGCTGATCTTTTTCTCGGTCATGTTCAGCTTTCCTTTGGCGCTGCTGATGCTGGTGCAAGACCCGCGCCCGGGCACGCTGAAGCCCGTACATCCGGGATGGGTTGCGCTGCGGACAGGGGCGGCATTGGTGTCGGGTGTTTCGGTATTCTATGCCTTTAAAGCCCTGCCGCTTACACAGGTGTACGCGATCATCTTTGCCACGCCCTTGTTGATTACCATTCTGTCCATTCCGTTTTTGGGTGAGCGGGTGCGTTTGCGGCGATGGCTGGCGGTTTGCGCAGGGTTGGTCGGGGTGATCGTGGTTGTGCGTCCGGGAACGGCCGAGCTGGGCTTGGGCCATGCCGCGGCACTGGTAGGGGCGTGCGCCGGTGCATTGTCTGCTATCGCGCTGCGCAAGGTCGGCGGGAAAGAGCGGCCTGTTGTGTTGCTGCTTTACCCCCTGTTCGGTAACTTTCTGGTCATGGGGGCTGCGCTGCCGTTCGTTTACCAGCCGATGCTGATCGAGCATTTAGGTCTATTTGCCGCGATGGCCTTGCTGAGCCTGTTGGGGGGCCTATTCAGCATTCAGGCCTACAAATCGGGCGAAGCCGTTGTCGTGGCCCCGATGCAGTATTCGCAGATCATCTGGGCCTCGATTTTCGGGCATTTCATCTTCCGCGAGGATATGGATCTGTGGACGACAGTGGGCACCGCGATCATTATTGGCTCCGGTATCTACATTGTCGTCCGTGAGGGGCGTAGCGATGCATCGGACAATCACCCTGTTTTGCGGACCAAGATGCGCGCGGATACCGGAACACTGTTGCGCCCTAGCGTCGCGCGGCAGTCAGTTAACCTTACGAAAAACACTGAATAG
- a CDS encoding IS3 family transposase (programmed frameshift) produces MAPKHSEDFKRDAVGIATHSGLTRRQVASDLGVGFSTLGKWMRDYSTDPTAAEDAELRRENERLRKENRILREEREVLKKAAILFASPKAVRFQFIAEYRGDLSRARLCCLMQVSDRGLRAWRHRPPSLRQRRDMVLLAHIREQHRLSLGSYGRPRMTQELTELGIRVGQRRVARIMRDNGIQVLRSRKFKRTTDSDHSFNIAPNRLNQDFTARAPNQKWAGDITYIWTCEGWAYLSVIIDLYSRRVIGWAISNRMKQDLALRALDMAIALRRPPPGCIHRTDRGAQYCAHAYQKRLRRHELLPSMSGKGNCYDNSAVESFFKSLKAELIWRNTWQTRRDVEVAVFEYINGFYNPRRRHSSLNGKSPVAFEKIAA; encoded by the exons ATGGCACCCAAGCACAGTGAAGATTTCAAGCGCGATGCGGTTGGGATCGCGACGCATAGCGGCCTGACACGGCGACAGGTGGCGTCGGACCTTGGTGTCGGGTTTTCGACCTTGGGCAAGTGGATGCGGGATTATTCGACCGATCCGACAGCGGCCGAGGACGCGGAACTACGCCGCGAGAATGAGCGCTTGCGCAAAGAGAACCGTATCCTGCGGGAGGAGAGGGAAGTACTAAAAAAGGCCGCGATCCTCTTCGCGAGCC CAAAAGCAGTGAGATTTCAGTTCATTGCGGAGTATCGCGGAGATCTTTCACGCGCCCGCCTTTGCTGTCTGATGCAAGTTTCGGACCGTGGTTTACGAGCGTGGCGTCACAGGCCGCCCTCGCTGCGTCAGCGGCGCGACATGGTCCTTCTGGCCCATATTCGCGAACAGCACCGGCTCAGTCTGGGTAGCTATGGCCGCCCGCGCATGACGCAGGAATTGACCGAATTGGGCATCAGGGTGGGGCAACGCAGGGTTGCCCGGATCATGCGCGACAATGGCATCCAGGTCTTGCGAAGCCGCAAATTCAAGCGCACGACCGACAGCGACCACAGTTTCAACATCGCCCCGAACCGTCTGAACCAGGATTTCACGGCGCGGGCCCCGAACCAGAAATGGGCGGGAGATATCACCTATATTTGGACCTGCGAAGGATGGGCCTATCTCTCTGTGATCATTGATCTATATTCGAGGCGCGTAATCGGTTGGGCAATCAGCAACCGTATGAAGCAGGACTTGGCCTTGCGGGCTTTGGACATGGCAATCGCGTTACGCCGACCGCCACCGGGCTGCATTCACCGCACCGATCGCGGCGCGCAATATTGTGCGCACGCGTATCAGAAGCGCCTTCGCCGTCACGAGTTGCTGCCTTCCATGAGTGGCAAAGGAAATTGTTACGATAATTCCGCAGTCGAGAGTTTCTTCAAGTCGCTCAAGGCCGAACTCATCTGGCGAAACACGTGGCAAACACGCCGGGACGTCGAGGTCGCGGTGTTCGAATACATCAACGGATTCTACAATCCGCGCAGGCGGCATTCTTCGTTGAATGGAAAATCACCCGTGGCCTTCGAAAAGATCGCCGCATAA